In a genomic window of Pedobacter sp. KBS0701:
- the lat gene encoding L-lysine 6-transaminase — translation MYQLTVPADRVNESLSKHILADGFDLTYDMEKSRGAYIYDSKYNRTLLDFFTCFASVPLGYNHPKMINDEAFKKNLLLAALANPSNSDVYTQQYAQFVETFSKVGIPDYLPHVFFIAGGGLAVENAIKVAMDWKVQKNFAKGYAEEKGFNVLHFERAFHGRTGYTLSLTNTLPDKTKWFAKFDWPRVAVPEVKFPLSGNNLSHAIETEEASLAQIKKAFTDNKDDICAIIVEPIQSEGGDNHLREEFLIQLKTLADENEAFLIYDEVQTGVGLTGKFWCHQHFSEKARPDIIAFGKKMQVCGILVGNKVDEIETNVFKVPSRINSTWGGNLVDMVRATQILQIVEEDQLCENATKVGLYLKDQLENLSHRFDQMTNVRGRGLLCSFDFPTKEMRNKFIGKGLENNVMFLGCGEKTIRFRPALCIEQKHIDEGLTVMEKILPLL, via the coding sequence ATGTATCAATTAACAGTACCTGCAGATCGCGTTAACGAATCGTTAAGTAAGCACATTTTGGCCGATGGTTTCGACCTCACCTACGATATGGAAAAAAGTCGTGGCGCATACATTTACGATTCGAAATACAATAGAACTTTACTCGATTTTTTCACTTGTTTTGCCTCTGTTCCTTTAGGTTATAACCACCCTAAAATGATTAATGATGAAGCGTTTAAAAAGAATCTTCTCCTCGCTGCATTAGCCAATCCATCTAACTCAGATGTTTACACCCAGCAGTATGCACAGTTTGTTGAAACATTTTCTAAAGTTGGTATTCCAGATTACCTGCCACATGTTTTTTTTATTGCTGGTGGTGGCCTAGCAGTAGAAAATGCAATTAAGGTAGCGATGGACTGGAAAGTTCAGAAAAATTTTGCAAAAGGATACGCTGAAGAAAAAGGCTTTAATGTTTTACACTTCGAAAGGGCTTTTCATGGCAGAACGGGTTATACTTTAAGCTTAACCAATACCCTGCCAGATAAAACAAAATGGTTTGCCAAATTCGACTGGCCAAGGGTAGCTGTTCCGGAAGTTAAATTTCCACTTTCAGGAAATAATTTAAGTCATGCCATTGAAACTGAAGAAGCTTCGCTTGCACAGATCAAAAAAGCCTTTACAGATAATAAAGATGATATCTGTGCGATAATTGTAGAACCAATCCAATCTGAAGGTGGAGATAATCACCTGCGGGAAGAGTTTTTAATCCAACTTAAAACACTGGCAGATGAAAATGAAGCTTTTTTAATTTATGATGAAGTACAAACTGGCGTAGGTTTAACCGGTAAATTCTGGTGTCACCAGCACTTTAGTGAAAAGGCCCGACCAGATATTATTGCTTTTGGTAAAAAAATGCAGGTTTGCGGTATTCTTGTGGGTAACAAGGTAGACGAAATCGAAACCAATGTATTTAAAGTACCAAGCCGTATTAACTCAACATGGGGAGGTAATCTGGTGGACATGGTGCGCGCTACACAGATTTTACAAATTGTAGAAGAAGATCAGCTTTGTGAGAATGCTACAAAAGTAGGTTTGTATTTAAAAGATCAACTCGAAAATCTGTCTCACAGGTTTGATCAAATGACCAATGTGCGCGGAAGAGGTTTGTTATGTTCTTTTGATTTCCCAACAAAAGAAATGCGCAATAAGTTTATTGGCAAAGGATTAGAAAATAACGTAATGTTTCTGGGTTGTGGCGAGAAAACCATACGTTTTCGTCCGGCACTTTGTATTGAGCAAAAGCATATTGACGAAGGATTGACGGTTATGGAAAAAATATTGCCTTTATTGTAG
- a CDS encoding sigma 54-interacting transcriptional regulator — protein sequence MTEKILIVEDEFIVAHDLQMILQRAGYQVIGIADSVKNAQALLEKHQVDLVLLDIYLKGRLTGIDLAHDLMKSEIPFIYISANSNEKVLEAAKSTCPYGFIVKPYRDRDVLMSIDIARYRKENSNNMKMSSERFMQDFIVDISMKSLTWQKKILSIASAFQPYVPFDFIALSGIAKDGKRYSEIGITRKNFDQYDLFTANEFLKYTGLSRAEYDAINQLVPETTADAIYIGDDFEGVKKAAPMKNLMANTYHLSSNLVKTFYLENGDQISFSFYSRTENIYQPAHIELLNFLSGTLEKKLVHIVELEKVETQSILHKESNHYLLTKKDFENVIGKSSALLSVLDKIKIVAPTDTSVLITGESGTGKEEIAKSLHRLSHRNTKPLVAVNCAALPADLIESILFGHEKGSFTGAINTRIGKFEEANGGTIFLDEIGEMPFDLQAKLLRVLQEKEIERIGGKAPISVDLRIIAATNLNLEKEIAKGRFRLDLFYRLNVFPIHIPPLCRRKTDIPLLTKHFVQKHAMAVGKNIPEIPTDFMDRLMQYDWPGNIRELEHIILRSILLSSNGKLNADHLELGAKNEEPLSQNGIKTINDNERDHIIRVLELCKGKVAGIGGAAELLGIPATTLNSKIKKLDIRR from the coding sequence ATGACTGAAAAAATCCTAATCGTTGAAGATGAGTTTATTGTTGCCCACGATCTGCAGATGATTTTGCAGCGTGCCGGCTATCAGGTTATTGGCATTGCCGACTCGGTAAAAAATGCGCAGGCCCTATTAGAAAAACACCAGGTTGATCTGGTTCTCCTGGATATTTACCTTAAAGGCAGGCTAACCGGAATTGATCTGGCGCATGATTTGATGAAAAGCGAAATTCCTTTTATTTATATCTCTGCAAATTCTAATGAAAAGGTTTTGGAGGCTGCAAAGTCTACCTGTCCTTACGGGTTTATTGTTAAGCCTTACCGCGACCGTGATGTTTTGATGAGCATCGATATTGCCAGGTACCGCAAGGAAAACAGCAATAACATGAAAATGAGCAGCGAGCGCTTTATGCAGGATTTTATTGTAGATATCTCCATGAAATCGTTAACCTGGCAAAAGAAAATTCTATCTATTGCTAGTGCTTTTCAACCTTATGTCCCTTTTGATTTTATTGCACTTTCGGGCATCGCAAAAGATGGAAAACGATACAGTGAAATCGGGATTACCAGAAAAAACTTTGATCAGTACGACTTATTTACAGCCAATGAGTTTTTGAAATATACTGGTTTAAGCAGGGCAGAATACGATGCCATCAATCAATTGGTACCAGAAACCACTGCGGATGCCATTTACATTGGTGATGATTTTGAAGGGGTTAAAAAGGCTGCGCCAATGAAAAACTTAATGGCCAATACCTATCATTTATCTTCCAATCTGGTCAAAACATTCTACCTCGAAAATGGCGATCAAATTAGCTTTTCATTTTACAGCAGAACTGAAAATATTTACCAACCTGCCCATATAGAGCTGCTCAATTTTTTATCGGGCACCCTGGAGAAAAAACTGGTCCATATTGTAGAACTTGAAAAAGTGGAAACACAATCAATTTTACACAAAGAAAGCAACCACTATCTTTTAACTAAAAAAGATTTTGAAAATGTTATCGGCAAAAGTAGCGCCCTATTATCTGTTTTAGATAAGATCAAAATTGTGGCGCCTACGGATACATCAGTTTTAATTACCGGAGAAAGCGGAACAGGAAAAGAAGAAATTGCTAAAAGCCTGCACCGCTTATCACATCGAAATACAAAACCCCTTGTAGCCGTAAACTGTGCTGCATTACCTGCAGATTTAATCGAATCCATTTTATTTGGTCACGAAAAAGGCTCATTTACAGGCGCTATCAATACCAGAATTGGTAAATTTGAAGAGGCCAATGGCGGTACCATCTTTCTTGACGAGATCGGCGAAATGCCTTTCGATCTTCAGGCAAAGCTCCTCAGGGTATTACAGGAAAAGGAAATTGAACGGATCGGCGGCAAAGCACCTATTTCTGTTGACTTGAGAATAATTGCCGCTACTAACCTCAATTTAGAAAAAGAGATCGCCAAGGGCAGATTCAGGCTCGACCTCTTTTACCGCCTTAACGTTTTTCCGATACACATCCCTCCGCTTTGCCGACGAAAAACGGACATCCCATTATTAACGAAACATTTTGTTCAGAAACATGCAATGGCCGTAGGTAAAAACATTCCGGAAATTCCCACTGATTTTATGGACCGGCTGATGCAGTATGACTGGCCGGGCAATATCAGGGAATTGGAGCATATAATTTTAAGAAGTATACTGCTGTCTTCAAATGGGAAACTTAATGCAGATCATCTCGAACTTGGAGCCAAAAACGAGGAACCCCTTTCTCAAAATGGAATCAAAACGATTAATGACAACGAAAGAGATCATATCATCAGGGTTCTGGAGCTATGCAAAGGCAAGGTCGCGGGCATTGGCGGTGCAGCCGAACTCTTGGGCATCCCGGCGACAACATTAAATTCTAAAATTAAAAAACTGGATATCAGACGGTAG
- a CDS encoding sensor histidine kinase, with protein sequence MIRNIVLHKYTNKLVICMVMIGIFSLVIFKGHSSSTIIQENNLNQKDSLQKLNKLLAGSVPDTNRVKYLIKIANHFINQQENKRENLAKALPYLQKAHFLSNQLKSSNWEFHTLMVYALFLNKQRLREQQALTYEKAIAIAKKIGNKHFEASAWYFYYINVPDTVSDYKNKTFYNRAANAHALYKEIGTSFDEKYKEATLLKTMADFHLEEEKFDLSIKELFEVIALDKKFKLPDLPMAYDLLSAVYERKGELSKALNYALLSVKTAQSSHEEVLGTYLNRVGSAYEAMGKAKESISWYSKTLNGPDKKDPFRFITAYAITSQMIKLGEAKKALSILQKTWSEVGNPSSGHQYFIFLAFGECYAALKKYDLAKVYFDKLLEDATLKTYSNPFQTSVFFSASEFYFAQNKYQLALEFAEKARENQISMTLPRQIRLNEILYKIDLSTDRPAEAIIHLQAFHKLRDSMLSQENLNTIERLKIEFQAAQKENDNEILRKKSQLQSQELNRIQWIKNATFTGLAFLTIVLILIYGRFRLKKKLHDTLVKKKADIDLAYAKLEVNVQQKNKLIEEKESLIKEVHHRVKNNLQLTMSLLNSQSYYLEDLSAIEAIKESQHRLKSIALIHQKLYQTENVTTINIQPYIVELVEYLKESINDDKKISFELDILNLELDISKAVPLGLIINEAITNIFKYAFQGMPGGKIVIKLKEQQEDRYELFIKDNGIGLAPDFDYEQSNTLGIILMKGLSAQIDGTFIMESYNGVSVSLIFTNSNEDLFLPND encoded by the coding sequence ATGATTCGAAACATTGTACTTCACAAATACACCAATAAATTAGTGATTTGCATGGTTATGATCGGAATTTTCAGTTTAGTGATATTCAAAGGCCATAGTAGTTCAACTATTATCCAGGAAAACAACTTAAATCAAAAAGACTCACTTCAAAAACTGAACAAACTGCTTGCCGGATCCGTCCCCGATACAAACCGGGTAAAATACCTGATTAAGATTGCAAATCATTTCATCAATCAACAAGAAAACAAACGAGAAAATTTAGCAAAGGCACTACCTTATCTGCAAAAAGCGCACTTTTTAAGTAATCAACTCAAATCTTCAAACTGGGAATTCCATACGCTGATGGTTTACGCCCTGTTCTTGAATAAGCAGCGCTTAAGAGAGCAGCAGGCACTCACCTATGAAAAGGCAATTGCTATTGCAAAAAAAATTGGTAACAAGCATTTTGAAGCGAGCGCCTGGTATTTTTATTATATCAACGTTCCTGATACGGTTTCTGATTATAAAAACAAAACATTTTACAATCGGGCAGCCAATGCACATGCCTTATATAAAGAAATAGGCACATCTTTCGATGAAAAATACAAAGAGGCAACGCTCCTAAAAACAATGGCCGACTTCCATTTGGAGGAAGAAAAATTTGATTTATCGATAAAAGAGCTTTTTGAGGTGATTGCTTTAGATAAGAAATTCAAACTTCCCGATCTGCCAATGGCTTACGATTTACTTTCGGCAGTCTACGAAAGAAAAGGAGAACTCAGTAAAGCGCTGAACTATGCATTGCTCAGTGTAAAAACAGCTCAAAGCAGCCACGAGGAAGTGCTCGGTACTTATTTAAACAGAGTGGGTTCTGCTTACGAGGCTATGGGTAAAGCTAAAGAAAGCATTTCATGGTATAGCAAAACGCTTAACGGCCCCGATAAAAAAGACCCTTTCCGCTTTATTACAGCGTATGCCATCACCAGCCAAATGATCAAATTAGGTGAAGCTAAAAAAGCACTGTCTATATTGCAAAAAACATGGAGCGAAGTTGGCAATCCATCAAGTGGGCATCAATATTTTATATTTCTGGCATTTGGCGAGTGTTACGCCGCGCTAAAAAAATACGATCTGGCTAAAGTGTATTTTGATAAACTGCTGGAAGATGCTACCTTAAAAACATATTCTAACCCTTTCCAAACTTCAGTTTTCTTCTCAGCCAGCGAATTTTATTTTGCCCAGAACAAATATCAGCTTGCATTAGAATTTGCAGAAAAGGCAAGAGAAAATCAGATCAGCATGACCTTGCCAAGACAGATCCGGTTAAATGAGATCCTTTACAAAATAGATTTATCTACCGATCGTCCGGCTGAGGCAATTATTCACCTGCAAGCCTTTCATAAGCTTAGAGATTCTATGCTTAGCCAGGAGAATTTAAATACTATTGAACGATTGAAAATTGAATTCCAGGCTGCGCAAAAGGAAAATGATAATGAAATCCTCAGAAAGAAATCGCAATTGCAAAGTCAGGAGCTCAACCGCATCCAATGGATCAAAAATGCCACCTTCACTGGTCTGGCCTTTTTAACCATTGTACTCATTTTAATTTATGGCAGGTTTCGGTTGAAAAAGAAACTTCATGACACACTGGTAAAGAAAAAGGCCGATATAGATCTCGCTTATGCTAAGCTGGAAGTTAATGTTCAGCAAAAAAACAAACTGATCGAAGAAAAAGAAAGCTTAATTAAGGAAGTACACCATCGGGTTAAGAATAACCTGCAGCTTACCATGAGCCTGTTAAATAGTCAAAGCTATTACCTCGAAGATTTATCGGCAATTGAGGCCATAAAAGAAAGTCAGCACCGCCTAAAAAGTATTGCATTGATCCATCAAAAGCTCTATCAAACAGAAAATGTTACCACCATAAATATTCAGCCTTACATTGTAGAGTTGGTTGAATATTTAAAGGAAAGTATAAACGACGATAAAAAGATCAGTTTTGAACTGGATATTTTAAATCTCGAACTGGACATTTCGAAAGCTGTTCCACTCGGTCTAATTATTAACGAAGCAATTACCAATATTTTCAAGTATGCTTTCCAGGGTATGCCTGGAGGAAAAATTGTAATCAAGCTAAAAGAACAGCAGGAGGACCGTTACGAATTGTTTATTAAAGACAACGGCATTGGGTTAGCACCTGATTTTGATTACGAACAAAGCAATACATTGGGCATCATTTTGATGAAGGGGCTGAGTGCACAAATCGACGGGACTTTTATTATGGAAAGTTACAACGGTGTTTCGGTGAGCCTGATCTTTACCAATTCTAATGAAGATTTATTTTTACCAAATGATTAA
- a CDS encoding Na+/H+ antiporter, producing the protein MHYTLLQFLILLFVAFMLIMLAQKVKISYPIFLVIAGLGISYIPGIPAMSIDPEVIFLIFLPPLLYEAAWYTSWNDFWRWRRPISLLAFGLVIITSLAVAFLTSSIIPGFTLAMGFLLGGIVSPPDAIAATSVLKNIKIPKRITTILEGESLVNDASSLIVLRFALAAVITGHFSLSEATGDFFLSTAMGIVIGLAVAHLLYLIHRFLPTTPSIDAALTLISPYFMYLAAEQFHYSGVMAVVSGGLFLSYRSHEIFVDGQSRLQAVNVWATLAIILNAFVFILIGLELPVIIAGLEGYSLWEAISYGLIISALIIVLRIAWIYPVAFIPRWLSKKVRNSEAHPGWKGPLIIGWAGMRGVVSLAAALSLPITTAAHVNFPHRNLIIFITFVVILVTLVFQGLTLPFMIKMVHIEEIDPSVSDEQQEATIKRRLLRVALNRLSEIYPQEVEGIVLVRGLKEELENRLNHASKRLESLECEEIENAEMDIYNHILKDIYRVQRKELHKIRREKEFSDEVIRQEEMQIDLSDTKIPHTKKAMKSTG; encoded by the coding sequence ATGCATTATACCCTTCTCCAGTTCCTGATTTTGCTTTTTGTTGCTTTCATGCTTATTATGCTGGCTCAAAAAGTTAAAATTTCATATCCTATATTTTTGGTTATTGCCGGTTTGGGCATTAGTTATATTCCTGGAATTCCTGCAATGTCTATCGATCCTGAGGTGATATTCCTTATTTTTCTTCCTCCTTTACTTTATGAGGCTGCCTGGTATACTTCCTGGAACGATTTCTGGCGTTGGCGCAGGCCCATCAGTTTACTGGCTTTTGGTCTGGTTATCATCACTTCTTTAGCCGTGGCTTTTTTAACTTCATCAATCATTCCGGGTTTTACGCTTGCTATGGGATTTTTATTAGGCGGAATCGTTTCACCACCAGATGCCATTGCGGCGACATCGGTACTCAAAAACATAAAAATTCCTAAACGGATAACCACTATTCTCGAGGGCGAAAGTTTGGTTAACGATGCTTCCAGTTTAATTGTACTTCGTTTTGCCCTGGCTGCGGTAATTACAGGACATTTTTCACTTTCAGAAGCCACCGGCGATTTCTTTCTAAGTACAGCAATGGGAATTGTAATTGGCCTGGCGGTGGCCCATTTACTTTATCTTATCCACCGTTTTTTGCCTACCACACCAAGTATAGATGCTGCATTAACGTTAATTTCACCGTATTTTATGTATCTGGCAGCAGAACAATTTCATTATTCGGGAGTAATGGCAGTAGTTAGCGGTGGTCTGTTTTTGTCGTACCGATCGCATGAAATTTTTGTTGATGGACAAAGTCGTTTACAGGCTGTAAATGTTTGGGCAACACTGGCTATTATACTAAATGCCTTTGTTTTTATTTTAATTGGCTTAGAACTGCCTGTAATTATAGCGGGTTTAGAAGGTTATTCGCTATGGGAGGCCATCAGTTACGGCTTAATAATTAGTGCCTTAATAATTGTGCTGCGCATTGCCTGGATTTATCCAGTTGCTTTTATTCCCCGCTGGTTATCTAAAAAAGTGAGAAATAGCGAGGCGCATCCGGGTTGGAAGGGGCCTTTAATTATAGGATGGGCAGGCATGAGGGGGGTAGTTTCGTTGGCAGCAGCACTTTCATTGCCTATTACTACGGCGGCACATGTAAATTTTCCACACAGAAACTTAATCATTTTTATCACCTTTGTGGTGATTTTGGTAACACTTGTATTTCAGGGGCTTACCCTGCCGTTTATGATCAAAATGGTTCATATTGAGGAGATTGATCCATCGGTTTCTGATGAACAACAGGAAGCTACCATTAAGCGCAGGCTTTTAAGGGTTGCACTCAACCGGTTGTCGGAAATATATCCTCAGGAGGTGGAGGGCATAGTTTTAGTGCGCGGATTAAAGGAAGAACTGGAAAATCGCTTAAACCATGCATCCAAAAGATTAGAATCGCTGGAATGCGAAGAAATTGAAAACGCCGAAATGGATATTTACAACCATATTTTAAAAGACATTTATCGCGTACAAAGGAAAGAGCTACACAAAATAAGAAGGGAAAAAGAGTTTAGCGATGAAGTGATCAGACAAGAGGAAATGCAGATTGATTTATCGGATACCAAAATTCCACATACCAAAAAGGCAATGAAAAGTACCGGTTAA
- a CDS encoding alpha/beta fold hydrolase, with the protein MSTIKVKDGTEIYYKDWGTGQPIVFHHGWPLSGDDWDIQMMFFLKQGYRVIAHDRRGHGRSGQSANGNNMDTYVADIAELTAALDLKDAIHIGHSTGGGEAIRYVAKYGKERVAKAVLISAVTPIMIQNESNPEGVPLSVFDEIRQGTGFNRAQYFYDFPVAFYGWNREGKTVQEGIKHNWWRQGMMGSVLAHHDGIKAFSESDFTEDLKSVEIPVLVLHGEDDQIVPFNQAPRAAKLLQNGKLISYPGFPHGMPTTEAETINKDILAFIKG; encoded by the coding sequence ATGAGTACAATTAAAGTAAAAGACGGAACTGAAATTTATTACAAAGATTGGGGAACAGGACAGCCAATCGTTTTTCATCATGGATGGCCATTATCTGGCGATGATTGGGATATCCAAATGATGTTTTTTTTAAAACAGGGATATCGTGTAATTGCACACGACCGCCGCGGGCATGGTCGCTCCGGCCAAAGCGCAAACGGTAATAATATGGACACGTACGTAGCTGATATTGCGGAACTAACCGCAGCACTTGATCTAAAAGATGCCATTCATATTGGCCATTCAACAGGTGGTGGCGAAGCGATCCGTTATGTTGCTAAATATGGCAAAGAAAGGGTTGCCAAAGCGGTATTAATCAGTGCAGTTACGCCAATCATGATCCAAAACGAAAGCAATCCGGAAGGTGTGCCATTGTCTGTTTTTGACGAAATACGCCAGGGTACTGGTTTTAACAGAGCCCAATATTTTTACGATTTTCCGGTAGCATTTTATGGCTGGAACCGCGAGGGGAAAACCGTTCAGGAAGGCATAAAACATAACTGGTGGCGCCAGGGTATGATGGGTTCTGTATTGGCGCATCATGATGGAATTAAAGCATTTTCGGAATCAGACTTTACTGAAGATTTAAAAAGCGTAGAAATTCCCGTATTGGTATTACATGGCGAAGATGACCAGATTGTTCCTTTTAACCAGGCACCAAGAGCAGCTAAACTTTTGCAAAACGGAAAATTAATTTCTTATCCGGGTTTCCCTCACGGTATGCCAACTACAGAGGCAGAAACGATTAATAAGGATATTTTGGCATTTATTAAAGGTTAA
- a CDS encoding sigma 54-interacting response regulator, whose product MKQKILIVEDEFIVANDLRIMLEKAGYKVCGIAPSVVKALELIATKEPDWILLDIFLQGDKTGIDLAGQLTEMGIPFIYISANTNQGILEAAKATLPYGFLVKPFREKDLMVMLDIARYRHEQDLKYNQHAEPSLHKQIEHIVEKQASISERLKQISAILYPVVPFDFVWITKSNPRTTTKDINIVRSSDGKFNTLNNEILLKEVNVSIRDFKAWNNTALIHNGKSIFNGYDFRKLRMENPWVQTLSDHYQLESVLVTEIERAGEQFQFVFFNHLSDLYTKVHTGIINQFKKSLEMILDQVIYGKDIAMEISPQNLSVIEKPIVKRENAEIPKDFNGIIGNSILLHAAFKKLELVAPDDTSVLILGESGTGKEKIAQTVHKLSPRKNKPLVTVNCAALPLTLIESELFGHEKGSFTGANEKRIGKFEQADGGSIFLDEISELTLEAQVKLLRVLQEKEIERLGGNYTKKINVRIITATNRNLEKEVSEGRFRLDLYYRLNVFPIELPALRQRKEDIPALVNYFIYKFGKKNSSGATGISAEALHQLQEYDWPGNIRELEHLIERTMLLTEGETITQVDLPGSLTAKDYTGSDHFKIKTMEEMEREHILSILKMCKGKIYGPGGAAEILNIPSTTLNSKIKKLGIKFEFVK is encoded by the coding sequence ATGAAACAGAAAATCTTAATTGTAGAAGATGAATTTATTGTAGCCAACGATTTGAGAATCATGCTCGAAAAAGCTGGCTACAAAGTGTGTGGGATAGCGCCATCTGTGGTAAAAGCGCTTGAATTAATCGCGACTAAAGAACCCGATTGGATACTGCTGGATATTTTTTTACAGGGCGATAAAACAGGTATTGATTTGGCTGGTCAACTTACCGAAATGGGGATTCCGTTTATTTACATTTCTGCAAATACCAATCAGGGAATTTTGGAGGCTGCCAAAGCTACCCTTCCCTACGGTTTTTTGGTAAAGCCTTTTCGTGAAAAAGACCTCATGGTGATGCTGGATATTGCCCGGTACAGACATGAGCAGGATTTAAAGTACAACCAGCATGCAGAGCCATCATTACACAAACAGATTGAACATATTGTAGAAAAGCAAGCCTCCATTTCGGAACGGCTGAAACAAATAAGTGCAATATTATACCCTGTTGTCCCATTCGATTTCGTTTGGATTACCAAATCGAATCCACGAACAACTACCAAAGACATTAATATTGTCCGTTCTTCTGACGGAAAATTTAACACACTCAATAACGAAATTTTACTGAAGGAAGTAAATGTTTCCATTCGTGATTTTAAAGCATGGAACAACACAGCGCTTATTCATAACGGGAAATCGATATTTAACGGCTATGATTTTAGGAAGCTGAGGATGGAAAATCCGTGGGTACAAACACTTTCAGATCATTATCAATTAGAATCCGTTTTGGTTACCGAAATTGAAAGAGCAGGCGAACAATTCCAGTTTGTTTTCTTTAACCACCTTTCAGATTTATACACAAAAGTTCATACAGGAATTATTAATCAGTTTAAGAAAAGCCTGGAAATGATTTTAGATCAGGTGATATATGGGAAAGACATTGCCATGGAAATTTCTCCCCAAAATTTATCTGTCATTGAAAAGCCAATCGTTAAAAGGGAAAATGCCGAAATTCCGAAAGATTTTAATGGTATTATTGGCAATAGTATCTTGCTGCATGCTGCTTTCAAAAAATTAGAACTGGTTGCACCAGATGATACTTCGGTACTTATTTTGGGCGAAAGTGGTACCGGTAAAGAAAAAATCGCTCAGACCGTCCATAAATTGTCTCCGCGAAAAAACAAACCATTGGTTACGGTAAACTGTGCTGCTTTACCTTTAACCTTAATCGAGTCAGAGCTTTTTGGCCATGAAAAAGGTTCGTTCACAGGTGCAAATGAAAAACGGATAGGCAAGTTTGAACAGGCGGATGGCGGTTCGATCTTTTTAGATGAGATTAGTGAACTTACTTTAGAGGCACAAGTTAAACTATTAAGGGTACTGCAGGAAAAAGAAATTGAACGTTTGGGTGGCAATTATACCAAAAAGATAAATGTCAGGATTATTACGGCCACCAACCGAAACCTGGAAAAAGAAGTATCTGAGGGCCGGTTCCGACTGGATTTATATTATCGGTTAAATGTTTTCCCTATTGAACTGCCTGCATTAAGGCAACGTAAGGAAGATATCCCTGCTTTGGTAAACTATTTCATTTATAAGTTCGGCAAAAAAAATTCTTCTGGTGCAACCGGAATTTCAGCTGAAGCACTTCATCAATTACAGGAATACGATTGGCCCGGAAATATCAGGGAATTGGAACACCTGATTGAAAGAACGATGTTATTAACAGAGGGAGAAACAATCACACAGGTAGATCTTCCAGGCTCGTTAACTGCAAAAGATTATACTGGAAGCGACCATTTCAAGATTAAAACCATGGAAGAAATGGAAAGGGAGCATATCCTGAGCATTTTGAAAATGTGCAAAGGCAAGATATATGGACCAGGTGGGGCGGCTGAAATCCTGAATATTCCATCAACAACCTTAAATTCAAAAATTAAAAAACTGGGGATAAAGTTCGAATTTGTTAAATAA